The Capricornis sumatraensis isolate serow.1 chromosome 11, serow.2, whole genome shotgun sequence DNA segment GCAGCCATCCTGGCACAGCGTCATGTGGCCCTCAGGGTCCAGCTCCAGGAGGCCTACTTTCCTCCTGGCCCCATCAGGTAAGGCCTGGGACCTCTTTCTCACCTGGACCCTCAGGCCTCTCAGGTCCCCCATCCTTAACCTGTGACCTCCATTCTGGTCCAGGCTCCAGGTCACAGTTGAAGACGCTGCGTCCTCTGCCCATGTCTCACTGCAGGTTCACCCCCACTGCACCATCAGGGCCCTCCAGGAGCAGGCAAGCATGTGGTCTGGGGAACccgggtggggggtggcgggagGCGCCCTGGGTGACACTCTTGACACTCTGGCCCCAGGTGTTCTCAGAGTTCGGCTTCCCACCAGCTGTGCAGCGCTGGGTCATCGGGAGGTGCCTGTGTGTCCCTGAACACAGCCTCGCTTTCTATGGGGTCCGGCGGGATGGAGACCCTGCTTTCCTCTACCTGCTCTCAGCTCCCCGAGAAGCCCCAGGTCAGTCCTTGATTGGGGCGGGATGAGGAAGGTGGAGTACAGCCCGCCACGGTCGCAAGTCTCACTCCCTCTGTCGCAGGACGCAGTCCTCAGCGTCCCCAGAAGGTGGATGGGGAACTAGGCCGCCTGTTCCCACAGTCATTGgggctgcccccaacccctcagcCAGCCAGCTCCAGCCTACTCAGCCCCCTTCAGGTGAGCAGGGACTGGGCTGGGTGGCCTTAGCACTGTGGGCATTGAAAGCGGGTGAGCAGCAACTGTGTGCTCACCTCCCTAGCCCGGCTGGCCCTGCCCATCGTGCACCTTCATCAACGCCCCAGGCCGCCCCGGCTGTGAGATGTGCAGCACCCAGAGGCCCTGTGCTTGGGACCCCCTTCCCACAGCCTCCACCCAGCAGCTCCCAAAGGTACTAGgagcagaggtggggaggggacggGACAGAACAAGCAGAATGACCCATCTTCCCCTCCTTCCAGGTCACCCGGAGAGAGGATGGCCCTTCCCTTCCAGGCCCAAGGTCCTTGGACCCCCTCCTGAACCTCTCAGGGAACCTCTGCTGATTGCTCGCTGGAGTCATTAAAGACACTTCTGAGCCAGCCACGTGCCCTTTCACTGTGCCTTCCTGCAGCCTGGGAGGATGGAAGGCAGACAGCCCTCTGAGAGGAACCCTGGCAGTCTTGGGTGGGTGGGCCCTTCCCAGTGGAGCCCAGGAGGCTACTGAAGAGCACACTTGGAATGCAGGTCCCAGTCCCAAGGCGTCGGGGCCTGGCACCCATTCCCCAGGTGCCAAGGGTGGGTAGGGCGCCCCCCATCTGCTGACCCCTGGGCTGGCCCTTCAGACACACACCCTGCCCTCTTCTCGGCgctcaccctccccaccccagctgccTCTCCTCTAGGCTGCTCCCACCCTGCTGCCCCTCACACTCCCTGCTTGGGGACAAGAAAAGTTCTGAAGCAAAGAGCCCTGGGCCAGGGCCACAGGCCACTGCCAAGAAGCACCGCCCTGGCCCTCCACCCACTGACAGGTCCATGGCTGTGTAAACCTGGCCACTCCcagccaccctgtggactgccaGGAGGGGCTATCCCCTCAGAGATGGGGACCATTCTCAAGTTTACAGCAAGCACCTCCAGCTGCCCAGCCAAGAGACCAGGAGCTCCTTCCActggcctctgcctgcctctctgcttccTTAGCAGGGCTGAGAGCCTCTCCCAGCCGCCCCCAGTCCTAGGATCAATCCTGCAGCCTCTCACTGGTTGATACGCACCAGGGCTCCCTGCTGCTCTCAGGATGAAAGTCAAGTGGTTTCACTTGACTTCAGTTACTGCAGCAGGGCTCAGGGCCCCCCTCTTCACCTGTGACCAAATACTGGCCACTCTAATTAATGTTGCTATTTTCCAGTTCTCTGTTTCCTGCCCTATATTCAGTGCTGACTGGACTCAGCCAACAGTCCGTGCAGGGCAATCCTGACCACACTACACTGGACACCCCCGGGAGCTCTCAGGGCAAGGGTCCCAGTCCCatcgtgtgtgtgtctgtgcacgcgcatgctaagttgcttcagttgtgtctgattcttctggccccatagactgtagcccaccagggtcctctgtccatgggattctccaggcaagaacactagagtgggttgccatgccctcctccaggggatctccccgactcagggactgaacccttatctggtgggtcctttaccactaccaccacctgagaagcccagagtCCCGTGCAAAACTATACTCCTATCACATGATAGTTCAGGTCAGTGTGTTGAGAAACTTAATTTATTTCCACCGTGGGCGCTGAATGATCTGGAACTGAAGCCCCAGCTCCTGCCCTTCCCCCTCTTGTCCCAGAGGAAGAGGGGCTTGGCCAGGAGGGCCACCTGAGACCTCAacaggcccagtgtggctccCGGGCTTGAGGACCCTGAAGCTCAGGACAGCAAACAGACACTGGGTAGGGTCACTTGGGCGGCCGATAGGCCAGCTTTCGGCTCTTGAGGACTGACCACTTATGCCGCTTCATGGCGTAGACCAGGGGCAGAAGCAAGCCCATCATCATCAGCATCTGGGGATGAGGCAGGCTcagaggagggaggcagaaagAACCCCTGCTCAGCTCCCAGCCTGTCCCCAGGCCCACCGTGCCCCTCAGCCCAGTCCCTTCACCTTGAGCCCCATGCGTTTGCGGTGGTCGTGCTCTGGTTCAGCTGCCCAGCGCAGGAAGGTGCACACATCCTTGGCTACCTGGGACATGGTAGCTGGGGTGCCTGAGTCAAGGACAAGTGGTCTAAGGGCTGTCTGTGGGGGTCCCTGCCCAAAGCTTCaaaagggatggaacccagcccccaccctcagTACATGGATGGCATGAATATGACCCATGCTTCTTACATATACATAGTGCTCCAAACCAAGGAAGGTGCAAGACCTCTTGGGGCAAGAAAACAGGACCCAACTTGCCCATCCCCAGGGTGGGGGCCTCTCACCATCATCGAACTCCAAGACCTCGTTGTAGATTGGAGGAGCCATGCCAATGGCCTGGCCAGGAAAATAAGGGTTAAAGTAGAGGCCTTCTCGCAGCGACACCCCAGTGGGCGGCTCACAGTAGCCGGTGAGCAAGGAAAAGACGTAGTCCTCACCACCGTGCCTGGGACCAGATCGGGGTATCCTCAGCCTCTGCCATGACATGGGCCTTCCCCACTCCCCACACCATCCTGCAGGCAGCCCCTTACCTAGCTCGCACGATGTAGCTGAGGTCAGGGGGCAGTGCTCCATTGTTGGCTGCCCGCGCAGCCTCAGGGCTGGGGTACGGTTTGGGGAAGTAGTCAGACAGCTTCCCTGGGCGCATGAACATCTCCCCATCTTCATTGGGGCCGTCCTGAACCTCCACCTGCCACGGAGAGCCCCATCACAaacctgctgtccagcacaggagGAGCCCCAATCCTTGGGTCCTCTGCATGCCTGGTGCCCACCTCCTCAGCCAGCGCCTTGGCCTCATCCTCTGTGTAGCATACGCCCACCAGGTGGCGGTAGGCCACGTAGTCCATGCTGTGGCAGGAAGAGCACACCTGCTTGTACACCTGGAAACCCCTCCGGAtgctggagagagaga contains these protein-coding regions:
- the SHARPIN gene encoding sharpin, translating into MAPPAGGTAAGSDPGSAAVLLAVHAAVRPLGAGLDVEAQLRRLQLSADPERPGRFRLEMLGAGPGAVSLEWPLESVSYAVRGPCQHELQPPPGGPGTLSLHFANPQEAQRWAALVRDATVEGQSGSDSLPPALGPETCPVSPPSPLEVPTPKAPQPKVDLPWSPGDLMEKEELAGRLTQAVEGGDEKGAAQAAAILAQRHVALRVQLQEAYFPPGPIRLQVTVEDAASSAHVSLQVHPHCTIRALQEQVFSEFGFPPAVQRWVIGRCLCVPEHSLAFYGVRRDGDPAFLYLLSAPREAPGRSPQRPQKVDGELGRLFPQSLGLPPTPQPASSSLLSPLQPGWPCPSCTFINAPGRPGCEMCSTQRPCAWDPLPTASTQQLPKVTRREDGPSLPGPRSLDPLLNLSGNLC
- the CYC1 gene encoding cytochrome c1, heme protein, mitochondrial, producing the protein MAAAAATLRGAMVGPRGAGLPGARARGLLCGARPGQLPLRTPQAVSLSSKSGLSRGRKVILSALGMLAAGGAGLAVALHSAVSASDLELHPPSYPWSHRGLLSSLDHTSIRRGFQVYKQVCSSCHSMDYVAYRHLVGVCYTEDEAKALAEEVEVQDGPNEDGEMFMRPGKLSDYFPKPYPSPEAARAANNGALPPDLSYIVRARHGGEDYVFSLLTGYCEPPTGVSLREGLYFNPYFPGQAIGMAPPIYNEVLEFDDGTPATMSQVAKDVCTFLRWAAEPEHDHRKRMGLKMLMMMGLLLPLVYAMKRHKWSVLKSRKLAYRPPK